One Acidimicrobiia bacterium DNA segment encodes these proteins:
- a CDS encoding aspartate aminotransferase family protein, giving the protein MTSARTPDELGELARRHLWMHFARLGAYDDNHPVNIITRGEGCYVWDATGKRLFDGLSGLFAVQVGHGRADLAEAARRQAEQLAYFPIWNYAHPPAIELAARVAELAPGDLNRVFFTSGGSEAVESAWKLARQYFRAIGQGQRHKVIAREIAYHGTTLGALAITGIPALRTPFEPLTPGASHVPNTNRYRHPHGDDEKAFMLDVTDAIEARILFEGPDTVAAVFLEPLQNGGGCFVPPEGYFQRVREICDKYGVLLVSDEVICAFGRLGEMFGCERYDYLPDMITCAKGLTSGYSPLGAVICRDALAEPFLAEPDSSFLHGITFAGHPVSCAVALANLDVFEQERVLDNVRTHEPELQARLERLRDIPIVGDVRGGGYFWAIELVRDQATKETFPKDERERLLRGYLAPRFYEAGLICRTDDRGHPIVQLAPPLIAGPAEFDFIEATLRTVLTDAWKEMGPS; this is encoded by the coding sequence TTGACCAGCGCGCGCACCCCGGACGAGCTCGGCGAGCTTGCACGTCGTCATCTCTGGATGCACTTCGCGCGACTCGGCGCGTACGACGACAACCATCCCGTCAACATCATCACGCGCGGCGAGGGCTGCTACGTGTGGGACGCGACGGGGAAGCGTCTCTTCGACGGGTTGTCCGGCCTGTTCGCCGTGCAGGTAGGACACGGTCGTGCCGACCTTGCGGAAGCGGCCCGCCGGCAGGCGGAACAGCTCGCGTACTTCCCGATCTGGAACTACGCGCACCCGCCCGCGATCGAGCTCGCGGCGCGGGTCGCTGAGCTCGCGCCGGGCGACCTCAATCGCGTCTTCTTCACGAGCGGCGGGTCCGAGGCAGTCGAGTCGGCCTGGAAGCTCGCACGGCAGTACTTCCGCGCCATCGGGCAAGGACAACGCCACAAGGTGATCGCGCGCGAGATCGCGTACCACGGCACAACCCTCGGCGCGCTCGCGATCACCGGCATCCCGGCATTGCGCACCCCGTTCGAGCCGCTCACCCCTGGTGCGTCGCACGTTCCCAACACCAACCGGTACCGGCATCCGCACGGCGACGACGAGAAAGCCTTCATGCTCGATGTGACTGACGCGATCGAAGCGCGCATCCTCTTCGAAGGTCCCGACACGGTCGCCGCGGTGTTCCTCGAGCCCCTGCAGAACGGTGGGGGCTGCTTCGTCCCTCCCGAGGGCTACTTCCAGCGGGTACGTGAGATCTGCGACAAGTACGGGGTGCTGCTCGTCTCCGACGAGGTGATCTGTGCGTTCGGTCGGCTCGGTGAGATGTTCGGCTGCGAGCGTTACGACTACCTGCCCGACATGATCACCTGCGCGAAGGGCCTCACCAGCGGCTACTCGCCGTTGGGCGCGGTGATCTGTCGCGACGCGCTCGCCGAGCCGTTCCTCGCCGAGCCCGACTCCTCGTTCCTGCACGGCATCACCTTTGCGGGCCATCCGGTGAGCTGCGCGGTCGCTCTCGCGAACCTCGACGTGTTCGAACAGGAGCGCGTGCTCGACAACGTGCGTACGCACGAACCCGAGCTCCAGGCGCGGCTCGAGCGTCTTCGCGACATCCCGATCGTCGGTGATGTACGCGGTGGCGGCTACTTCTGGGCAATCGAGCTCGTGCGCGACCAGGCCACGAAGGAGACGTTCCCCAAGGACGAGCGCGAACGCTTGCTTCGGGGCTACCTGGCACCGCGTTTCTACGAGGCCGGCCTGATCTGTCGCACCGACGACCGCGGTCACCCGATCGTGCAGCTCGCGCCGCCGCTCATCGCGGGACCGGCTGAATTCGACTTCATCGAAGCCACGCTGCGAACCGTGCTCACCGACGCATGGAAGGAGATGGGCCCCTCGTGA
- a CDS encoding DUF4230 domain-containing protein — protein sequence MPTLLKDSTHPSAGPDQSNQEVTVRVVADGGRRRRPRLSSIVSLVVVGALAVGVLAIAGVLTGILDIGNPFATSSVDRSSPALLKELNNLSSYSAAQARFQQTIDVEDDVSILPSFIAGERTTFLANGTVDATVDFSALSTGAVQPRGDGAVTITLPEPRVNPAVIDPKTSRVVGRERGIVNRLGGIFSDNPTSEQRFYVLAQDKLGTAARHSHLVQRAERNTTKMLQGFLGRLGYTDVNVVYTSPTAAARSAG from the coding sequence ATGCCCACCCTGCTCAAGGACAGCACTCACCCGTCCGCCGGCCCCGATCAATCGAATCAAGAGGTCACCGTGCGGGTCGTGGCGGACGGTGGCCGCCGCCGCCGACCCCGCCTCAGCTCCATCGTGTCGCTCGTGGTCGTCGGTGCCCTGGCCGTCGGCGTGCTGGCGATCGCCGGAGTGCTCACCGGAATCCTCGACATCGGCAATCCCTTCGCCACGTCGAGCGTCGACCGTTCGTCCCCCGCCTTGCTCAAAGAGCTCAACAACCTGTCGTCGTACTCGGCTGCTCAGGCACGTTTCCAGCAGACGATCGACGTCGAGGACGACGTGTCGATCCTGCCCTCGTTCATCGCCGGCGAGCGCACCACGTTCCTCGCGAACGGGACGGTCGACGCCACGGTCGACTTCTCGGCGCTCTCGACCGGTGCGGTGCAGCCGCGCGGCGACGGCGCCGTCACGATCACACTGCCCGAACCGCGAGTCAATCCTGCGGTCATCGACCCCAAGACCAGTCGCGTCGTCGGTCGCGAACGCGGCATCGTGAACCGCTTGGGCGGAATCTTCAGCGACAACCCCACCAGTGAGCAGCGCTTCTATGTGCTCGCGCAGGACAAGCTGGGTACAGCCGCGAGGCACAGTCACCTCGTCCAGCGCGCGGAACGCAACACGACGAAGATGCTGCAGGGGTTCCTTGGCCGGCTCGGTTACACCGACGTGAACGTGGTGTACACGAGCCCGACTGCGGCAGCGAGGTCGGCCGGGTAG